The Terrirubrum flagellatum nucleotide sequence CGGGGACGGAGACAGCTTCAATGTTTTGGAATGAAGCTCTCTCCGTCCCCGGATTCATGTAGCGAGGCGAAGCCGCAGCGGAATGAAGTCCGGGGCCCAGCGCAAGATGTCGCGCCGCAGGCGCGACCATATGCAGTGAATTGAGCGACGCGCCTCACGCCTCCGGCGGCGGCAGGAAATCGACCTCGTGCTTCGCCGAAAGCGCGACCACCTCCGGCGGCGACTGCTCCTTCATATTGTGGATCGCCCAGAAGAGATCATAAAGCCTTCGCGTCGGCGCGACCCAGAAGAAGCATTTCACCGTGCGGTCGGTCTTGTTGAAGATGCCGTGCGGGATGCCCATCGGCAGGCGGATGAGATCGCCGGCTTCCGCCGTCACTTCCTTGCCGTCGAGCAGGAGATCGAAGCGGCCTTCGAGCATGTAGATGAATTCATCCTGAGTCGGATGAATGTGCGGCGGCACAAACGTGCCAACAGGAAAGGTCGCATGCCATGACATGGAATGCTCGCTCACCTGCTTCGGCACATAGGTCTGGCCGAGGATGTTCCAGGAGATTCGGTCGATTCCTTCATCGGCGCGCGTGACGCCAGCAGACATTTTCATCATGCGGTTCTCCTTTTAGTTTGCATCGGCCCTTCACTCGCTCCCCGTCCCCGGTTCCATGAAGCGAGGCGCGAGCCGAGCGGAATGGAGACCGAGGTCCAGCGAAAGAATCGCGAGCGGAGCGAGCGCTTCAATAGGGATAAAATTCACGCGCGCCTGCCCGGCTACGCCGGAGCGAAGTCGCTCCGGCTTCGCCGAGGCGAGCGGCGCCATTTTTCCGCTGGACCCCGGACACGGTTCCGCTCCGCTGCGCTTCGCTCCACCGTTCCGGGGATGGAGCGCGTTCTTCCGGAAATCCTCACACATGCAAATAACGATCCTTGATTTCGGGCGCTTTCTTCAAATCTTCGTTCGATCCCGCCCAGACCACGCGGCCCTTCTCGATCACCACATGACGGTCGGCGAGCTTCGCCAGCGCATCGACATTCTTGTCGATGACGAGAATGGATTCGCCGTCCTTCTTCAGAGCGGCGAGGCAGGCCCAGATTTCGGCGCGGATCAGAGGCGCCAGCCCTTCGGTCGCCTCGTCGAGCACGACGAGCTTTGGATTGGTCATCAGCGCGCGGCCGATCGCGAGCATCTGCTGCTCGCCGCCGGAGAGCTGGTTGCCCATATTTCGCCTGCGCTCCTGCAACCTGGGAAAGAGCTGATAAATCCGCTCCAGAGTCCAGCGCGCCGGGCCGAACCGCGACGCGGCCGTGGCGATGAGATTCTCCTCGACATTAAGCGTCGGGAAAATCTGCCTGCCTTCCGGCACCAGTCCAAGGCCAAGCTGCGCGATGGCGAAGGGCCGCGCATTGGTGACGTCCTTCCCGGCGAAACTCACCTTGCCCGCCTTCGCCTTCATCAGGCCGAAGATCGTGCGGATGGTCGTCGTCTTGCCCATGCCGTTGCGGCCGAGCAGCGTCGCGACTTCACCGGGGCCGATATCGAGATTGACATCGAACAGCACCTGGCTGTCGCCATAGGCCGCCTGAAGTCCGCGCACCTCAAGCATGGCGGAGTTCCTGATGAGTTGATCTTGAAGACCCCCCTCCCGGTCCTGCGGACCACCCTCCCCCACAAGGGGGGAGGGAACGCGCGGCACTATGGCTGCCTCTTGAAACGACAATCCGCGTTTTCTTGCGAACAACACGGTTGTTGGGATCAGCGCGCGATGCTTCCGCTCCCCTCCCCCCTGGTGGGGGAGGGTAAGGGAGCGGGGTGTCAAAGCTTCGCATCATCACGCCGCCTCCTCGCCGAGATAGGCGGCGCGCACGGCGGGATCGCTGCGGATGGCGTCCGGCGTTCCCGTCGCGATGACCTTGCCATAGACGAGCACGCTGACGCGGTCCGCGAGCGCGAACACCGCCTCCATGTCGTGCTCGATCAGCACGATGGCGAAGCGGCCCTTGAGCTCCGCGAGCTTCGCGGTCACGGCGAGCGACTCCTCCTTGCCGGTTCCCGCCAGCGGCTCGTCGAGCAGCAGCGCCTTGGGCTCGGTCGCAAGCGCGATCGCGATTTCAAGCAGGCGCTTCTCGCCATGGGAGAGCGCGCCGGCCGGAATCATGGCGCGCGGCCCGAGCCCAACAAGCTCGATCGCCGCCATCGCCTGATCATTGAGGCTCTTCTCCTTCGCGGCGGCGGCGAAGAAGCGGAAGCTCGATCCCTCGCGCGCCTGCACGGCGAGCGCGACATTTTCCAACACGGAAAAGCCCGGCAAGATCGAGGTGATCTGGAAAGATCGCGCCAGTCCGCGCTTCACGCGTTCGCTCATGGGAAGCCTTGTGACGTCTTCGCCGGCGAGGCTGACGCGGCCGGAATCCGAGCGCAGCCATCCCGAAAGCTGATGGATGAGCGTCGTCTTGCCCGCGCCATTCGGGCCGATCAGCGCATGCAGTTCGCCCGGCGCGACATCGAGCGAGACGCCATCCGAGACCGTCAGCGCGCCATAGCGCTTGCAGAGATTGTCGACGCGCAGCAGCGGTTCAGCCATGGCGCGCGCCCGTCAGTCGCGCCGCGACTCCCATGACGCCGCCGCGCGCGAACAGCACGACGAGCACGAGAATGGGACCGAAAATCATCTTCCAATGCTGCGTGACGCCAGCGAGCCATTCCTCCAGCAGCAGGAAGGCCAAGGCGCCGAAGATCGGGCCTGCGAGCGTGCCGACGCCGCCGAAGATCGTCATTGCGAGCAATTCGCCCGAGCGCTGCCAGGACATATAGGCCGGCGAGACGAAGCCGGTCTGGTTGGCGAGCAGCGCGCCCGCGAGCGAAGCCATCATGCCCGAGATGACATAGGCTGCGAGCTGATAGCGGAAGGCTGAGAAGCCGATCGCCTCCATGCGCACAGCGTTCTCCTTCGCGCCGCGCAGCACGCGGCCGAAGCGCGACGCGACCACGGCGCGCAACAGCAGAAAGCATCCGATGAGCGCGACAAGCACCGCGTAATACATGCCGCTATTGCTGGCGAATAACGGCGCGCCAAGGAGTCGGCTGCGGCCAGGCAGCGTCAGCCCGTCATCGCCGCCATAGGCGGAGAGCGACACCGCGAAGAAGAAGATCATCTGGCTGAATGCCAGCGTGATCATGATGAAATAGACGCCCTTCGTCCTGAGCGACAAAGCGCCTGTCACGAGCGCGAACAGCGCCGAGGCGACAAGCGCGGCGATGAGCTGAAGTGAGAATTCCTCGACGCCGTGCGAGGAGAGAATCCCGACGGCATAAGCGCCGATGCCGATGAAAGCGGCGTGGCCGAACGACACCATGGCGCCGAAGCCAAGGATGAGATCAAGCGACAGCGCTGCGATCGCAAAGATCATCATCCGCATGACGAGATCGATGATGTAGCTTTCAGCGCCTGCTTTCGCGAGGAGCGGGACAAGCGCGAGACAAGCGATCAGGATCGCGAATGCGATTTCGCGAGCGTTGAAAGGACGATTTTCTCTCACGGCGGCGATCAAGGCGCGCACTCGCCGTTCGCCTCCCTCCCCCCGTTTGCGGAGGGGAGGGACCGAGGGTGGGGGGCGCCTTTAAGCCGCGAGCGGCGGCTAATCCCCCCACCCTTACCCTCCCCTCCGCAAGCGGGGGGAAGGAATGGCGCCGTCGCGGCTCGACTGAAATAACAGCGGGCTTGCAGCAACATCATCGCTGCGCCGGGAACAGGCCGGCCGGCCTGAAAAACAGAATGGCGGCCATCAAAATGTAAATCAGCATCGGCGCGAGCGCGCGGCCGGTCTGGCTCGCCGCGGAAGGATCAAGCATCATGCGCAGCAATTGCGGGCCGAATGAGCGGCCCAGCGTATCGACGAGACCGACGAGCAAGGCCGCCGCGAACGCGCCGCGGATCGAGCCGATGCCGCCGATGACGATGACGACGAAGGTGAGGATCAAGAGATTGTCGCCCATGCCGGGTTCGACCGAGAGGATCGGCGCCACCATCGCGCCGGCGAATCCTGCGAGCATCGCGCCGAAGCCGAAAACGATCATGAAGAGACGGCCGATATCGACGCCGAGCGCCGACACCATCGGCGCATTCGCAGCTCCTGCGCGCACCAGCATGCCGATGCGCGTGCGGCTGACGAGAACGGCGAGCAGCACCGCAACCGCGAAGCCCGAGCCGATCACGACGAGACGCCAGACGGGATAAAGCAACCCGTCCATCAGACGCACGCTGCCCGAGAGCGCGTCAGGGATCGGCACGCTCAGCGGCGCCGCGCCCCAGGCGACCTTCACCGCCTCGTTGAGAAAGAGAATGATGCCGAAAGTCGCGAGCACCTGATCGAGATGATCGCGCCCATAGAGATGGCGGAACACAAGCGCTTCCAACGCCAGCCCGAACAGCAGCGCCGTCGGCAGCGCGAGCATGAGGCCAAAGAAGAAATTCCCCGTCATCGCCGTGAACCAGGCGGCGAGATAGGCTCCGACCATATATTGCACGCCATGGGCGAGATTGATGAAATCCATCACGCCAAAGACGAGCGTGAGCCCGGCCGCGATCAGGAACAGCAGCACGCCGAACTGCAGCCCGTTGAGCGACTGCACGAGGAAAAGCGTGAGGGACATTTAAGAACGCAAAGTCGCCGCAGTCCCCTCTCCCCGCTCGCGGGGAGAGGGTGGATTGCGGAACGCAATCCGGGTGAGGGGCGGTGTGATCATTAAATGCGGCCCCTCATCCGGCTCGCTTCGCTCGCCACCTTCTCCCCGCAAGCGGGGAGAAGGAAGCCTCTCACTTCATCTCGCATTCCTTCGTGTAGGGATCGACGTCGTTTGCGAAGATCTTCTCGCGGATCTGCGTCTCGAACTTGCCGTCGGCGCGCTTGGCCACCTGCACGAGATAGAGGTCCTGGATCGGGTAATTGTTGTTGGAGAAGGCGAACGACCCGCGCAGCGACTTGAAGTCCGCCTTCTTCATCGCCGCCGTGATCGCCTTCTTGTCGCCAAGCTTGCCGCCCGCGGCCCTGATCGCGCTGTCGATCAGCATGATCGCGTCATAGGCCTGCATGGCGTAGGTGCCGGGCACCTTGCCGGTCGCCGCTTCATAGTCCGCGACGAATTTCTTCGAGACGGGGTTATCGAAGTTCGGCGCCCAGTTCGCGCCGCCGAAGAATCCGACAGCCGCATCCTGCTGCGCCGGCAGCGTCGATTCATCGACCGTGAAGGCCGACAGGAACGGGATCGTCTGCAGACCAGCCTGACGATACTGCTTCACAAGATTCACGCCCATGCCGCCCGGCATGAAGGTGAACACCGCATCCGGCTTCGCCGCTGCGATCTTCGCGAGATCGGCGGAGAAATCCATGGTGTTCAGCGGCGCATAGGATTCCTCGACGATCTCGCCCTTGAACTTGCTCTTGAAGCCGGCCATCGAATCCTTGCCGGCCTGATAGTTCGGCGTCAGCAGATAGACGCGCTTGTAGCCCTTGTCCTGCGCATATTTGCCGAGGATCGCGTGGACCTGGTCGTTCTGATAGGACGTGACGAAGAAATTCGCGTTGCACTGCTTCCCGGCGTAGCTCGACGGCCCCGCGTTCGGGCTGATCAGGATCGCGTTCGAATCCGTGACCGGTTTGAAGATCGCCTGCAGCACGTTCGAGAAGATCGGACCGACGACGAACTGCGCGCCATCGCGCTCGACCAGCGCCTTCACCTTCGCCACCGCGACGTCGGGCTTCAATTCGTCATCGACGGTGATGACCTCGGTGTCGACGCCGCCGACCTTGCCGCCGAGATTCTTGACGGCGAGATTGATCGCGTCGCGCGCCTGCTCGCCGAGATTGGCGGCGGGCCCTGACAGCGTCAGGATCATGCCGATCTTCAGCTTCTCCTGCGCGGCGGCCGGGCCGCCAAGCGCCGCAGCCAGAGCGAGCGCAAGCAATGCGCCGCCAGTTCGCTTCATCATTTCACTCTCCTCCGCGGCTTACGCCGCCCCTTAAAAATCCGCTGCGCCATCTTGGCGCGCGCCCACCACGCTGCCAACCCGGCCTTAAGTCGTCGCCAGGCCCCAGATCTCCTCGACCATGCGGCTGTCGGGAACAGGCAACTCGTTCAGCACGGTGAAGTGGTTGCAGCCATTGACGACGCGCTTCGTCACGTCGAGCCCAGCCTTGCGCCAATGCTTCACGAGATCGCTGGTCTGCCGATGATATTCGTCGGACTCCGTCTCGCCGACGGCGACGATCGCCCGGCCCTGCTTCGGCGCCGGCCAATAAAGCGGCGACAGGCGGCGCGCCTCTTCCTCATCGAGCTTGAAATCCGCATTGAGCGAAATCTTCGTCATCGGAATCAGATCGGGCAGCGCCGAAATGGGATAGGACGCCTTGATGATGTCGGCGGGGAGATCGGCGGCCCAGGCCGGCCAATCCGTCGCCATCAGCGCCGCCGCCAGATGGCCACCGGCGGAATGGCCGCTCACCGTCAATGGCCGCTTGAATCGCCGCCAGAGATGGGCGGCGCACTGGCGCATCTCCTCGAGAATCTCCGCGAGCGAGACATAGGGCGAGAGATCATAGGTCGGCACGGCGACGATCGCGCCCTTCGCCACCAGACCCTTCGCCATATGGCTGAAAGACTTCTGATCGAAGGCGCGCCAGTAGCCGCCATGGATGAACACCGTCACCGGCGCGTCGTCGGCCTGCGCCGGAAAGAAGATGTCCATGACGCAGCGCGGCGTTTTTCCGAAGGAGACGTCGGCCTCCATCTTGGCCTTGTCGCGGAAGGCTTTCGCGTCGTTTCCCCAGCGCGCGATGATCGTCGGATGGGACGCCACACGCGCGCGGTTGTCGTATTCCTTTTCCCAGTCGATCATGGCTCCGCCTCGGCTGTATCAGCGCCATCTCCCGCGCCGCCGCCAACCGATCTTCCCCTGTTTCCCGCCGTTGCGCAGGCCCGGCAATTATTTTATGCTTAAAACATATCGGGGTTGCGGCCCGCGTCAAGACTGATGTGATGAGCCTTGTCGATCAACATGTTCTGGTGACCGGCGCCGGCCGCGGAATCGGCGCGGCGATCGCCGCGAGGCTGACGAGGGATGGCGCGCGCGTCACCGCACTCGGCCGCTCCGAAGCGCCGTTGCAGGCGCTCGTCGCGCGGGGCGCAGCCGCGTCCTATGAAACGGCCGACGTCACCAGCGAGGCTGCGATGGCGGAGGCGTGCGCGAAAGCCGCCGCGAAGAATGGCCCGATCGATGTTCTCATCGCCAACGCCGGCGGCGCCGAAAGCGCGCCTTTCCTGAAAACGAACGCAGCCGCGTTCCAGCGCATGTTCGATCTCAATGTGATGGGCGTCGCGAACGGCGCGCGCGCGGTGCTGCCCGGCATGATCGAGCGCAGAAAAGGCCGCATCATCGCGGTCGCCTCGACGGCGGGCTTGCGCGGCTACGCCTATGTCTCGGCCTA carries:
- a CDS encoding cupin domain-containing protein translates to MMKMSAGVTRADEGIDRISWNILGQTYVPKQVSEHSMSWHATFPVGTFVPPHIHPTQDEFIYMLEGRFDLLLDGKEVTAEAGDLIRLPMGIPHGIFNKTDRTVKCFFWVAPTRRLYDLFWAIHNMKEQSPPEVVALSAKHEVDFLPPPEA
- a CDS encoding ABC transporter ATP-binding protein; this translates as MLEVRGLQAAYGDSQVLFDVNLDIGPGEVATLLGRNGMGKTTTIRTIFGLMKAKAGKVSFAGKDVTNARPFAIAQLGLGLVPEGRQIFPTLNVEENLIATAASRFGPARWTLERIYQLFPRLQERRRNMGNQLSGGEQQMLAIGRALMTNPKLVVLDEATEGLAPLIRAEIWACLAALKKDGESILVIDKNVDALAKLADRHVVIEKGRVVWAGSNEDLKKAPEIKDRYLHV
- a CDS encoding ABC transporter ATP-binding protein codes for the protein MAEPLLRVDNLCKRYGALTVSDGVSLDVAPGELHALIGPNGAGKTTLIHQLSGWLRSDSGRVSLAGEDVTRLPMSERVKRGLARSFQITSILPGFSVLENVALAVQAREGSSFRFFAAAAKEKSLNDQAMAAIELVGLGPRAMIPAGALSHGEKRLLEIAIALATEPKALLLDEPLAGTGKEESLAVTAKLAELKGRFAIVLIEHDMEAVFALADRVSVLVYGKVIATGTPDAIRSDPAVRAAYLGEEAA
- a CDS encoding branched-chain amino acid ABC transporter permease; amino-acid sequence: MIAAVRENRPFNAREIAFAILIACLALVPLLAKAGAESYIIDLVMRMMIFAIAALSLDLILGFGAMVSFGHAAFIGIGAYAVGILSSHGVEEFSLQLIAALVASALFALVTGALSLRTKGVYFIMITLAFSQMIFFFAVSLSAYGGDDGLTLPGRSRLLGAPLFASNSGMYYAVLVALIGCFLLLRAVVASRFGRVLRGAKENAVRMEAIGFSAFRYQLAAYVISGMMASLAGALLANQTGFVSPAYMSWQRSGELLAMTIFGGVGTLAGPIFGALAFLLLEEWLAGVTQHWKMIFGPILVLVVLFARGGVMGVAARLTGARHG
- a CDS encoding branched-chain amino acid ABC transporter permease, whose amino-acid sequence is MSLTLFLVQSLNGLQFGVLLFLIAAGLTLVFGVMDFINLAHGVQYMVGAYLAAWFTAMTGNFFFGLMLALPTALLFGLALEALVFRHLYGRDHLDQVLATFGIILFLNEAVKVAWGAAPLSVPIPDALSGSVRLMDGLLYPVWRLVVIGSGFAVAVLLAVLVSRTRIGMLVRAGAANAPMVSALGVDIGRLFMIVFGFGAMLAGFAGAMVAPILSVEPGMGDNLLILTFVVIVIGGIGSIRGAFAAALLVGLVDTLGRSFGPQLLRMMLDPSAASQTGRALAPMLIYILMAAILFFRPAGLFPAQR
- a CDS encoding ABC transporter substrate-binding protein, which gives rise to MKRTGGALLALALAAALGGPAAAQEKLKIGMILTLSGPAANLGEQARDAINLAVKNLGGKVGGVDTEVITVDDELKPDVAVAKVKALVERDGAQFVVGPIFSNVLQAIFKPVTDSNAILISPNAGPSSYAGKQCNANFFVTSYQNDQVHAILGKYAQDKGYKRVYLLTPNYQAGKDSMAGFKSKFKGEIVEESYAPLNTMDFSADLAKIAAAKPDAVFTFMPGGMGVNLVKQYRQAGLQTIPFLSAFTVDESTLPAQQDAAVGFFGGANWAPNFDNPVSKKFVADYEAATGKVPGTYAMQAYDAIMLIDSAIRAAGGKLGDKKAITAAMKKADFKSLRGSFAFSNNNYPIQDLYLVQVAKRADGKFETQIREKIFANDVDPYTKECEMK
- a CDS encoding alpha/beta hydrolase, with the translated sequence MIDWEKEYDNRARVASHPTIIARWGNDAKAFRDKAKMEADVSFGKTPRCVMDIFFPAQADDAPVTVFIHGGYWRAFDQKSFSHMAKGLVAKGAIVAVPTYDLSPYVSLAEILEEMRQCAAHLWRRFKRPLTVSGHSAGGHLAAALMATDWPAWAADLPADIIKASYPISALPDLIPMTKISLNADFKLDEEEARRLSPLYWPAPKQGRAIVAVGETESDEYHRQTSDLVKHWRKAGLDVTKRVVNGCNHFTVLNELPVPDSRMVEEIWGLATT
- a CDS encoding SDR family NAD(P)-dependent oxidoreductase — translated: MSLVDQHVLVTGAGRGIGAAIAARLTRDGARVTALGRSEAPLQALVARGAAASYETADVTSEAAMAEACAKAAAKNGPIDVLIANAGGAESAPFLKTNAAAFQRMFDLNVMGVANGARAVLPGMIERRKGRIIAVASTAGLRGYAYVSAYVASKHAVIGLVRSLALETARSGVTINAVCPGFADTDMTEESIAKIMEKTGRKRDQALAELAKHNPQGRLIAPEEVADAVAWLIGPAASAITGQSIAVAGGEVM